The DNA window gccAACTTGTATAGCTTGAAAGCCAAAAGACTTGTATGTATAACAGACCTCTATTtttataaactaataactattaaataatatttaaactcTTTATATTAACAAACATTTGAAACCCGTTtcacacattttttttttatttgagccAACTTGTATAGCTTGAAaaccaaaaagacttgtatatGTAACAGACCTCTATTTtcataaactaataactattaAATAACAAGTGTATTAACCTgtgccatgcacgtgataagattgaaattataattttaaattattttgttaagattaatttaaattataataatttgattaataaaaatataacatgttatgtattatttgttttttcttaagctagtgttaaatatattaactttaaaatagttattaattggttttagtaatctacttttttcaataaatcaaacatatatactcAATATGACAATAAATAACGTAGTAATACTTAGACCcaccaacaaatttttatatattgttttacTGTCAAGTAACATatcaaaatcaactcaaaataaataataaattattagagaattctaatgtacaaaattcaaaataaatttagaagagagaatagtactttcattttggaggaaaaatgaATTCATAAGGAATTGACACCTCGCTTTTATTAGttgataatgtattaaatattgattttatataattataataaaaatatttctctaaattagtataatcatgcattattcgttaaatgttaattgtaatataattataataaatatatttttctaaaataaatttagaaaagaaaataatgatttcattttagagaaaaaatgaattcatgaggaattaacacctcacttttattagttggaGAAAAAATTCAGTTTGAGTATATTTTGtcattattatacatttttcgCTAATCATATATccattgttttcttttctttgtttcaacATTTTGAACCTGGGCTTAACTTCTCGTAGTTCTCACTTCTCAGTTATTCTATTAGATGTAATTGATAACTATTGAAATTCTTTGatgggataagtattgttttgatcCCTCACGTTGAGGGTCGGAATCGAACCCGTCCCTGatgtatattttgatttaaaatcatccttaaagtcgtatttaaatttaaaatcgtcctttctaataaaattttttaatttattcttaaactgcccctaaaataaaaaaaaacaagtttaatcacccgtgtcatgcacgtgataagattgaaattataattttaagttgttatgttaaattttattttaattataataatttaattaataaaaaaataacttgtatgcgttgtttttcttttcttaatatagTGTTAttgtattaactataaaatagttatttaatctatttttttcaataaatcaggcatatatactcaatatgaccataaataatctagtaatacttaaatctaccaacaaagttttatatgttgatttactgtgaagtaagaaaatatcaaaatcaactcaaaatgaagaacaaattaatGGAGAATCCTAATGCAGAAAGTTttgtaataaacaataaataatttaaacctaCTGAATAATAATTCAATGTTATCCTTTGATACctgcaaaatatatacataaaataacaatgtatcaatgtttgtatataaaattatatgattaacgtaattataaaattgtttgtcaagagaataaaattatacgaattttaatgataattttaatattctcaaactATTAATGTACAATAAGAATTCGTCTATTAGTtcctataatttttaaatttttttaagtgatagtaataaattttaataaataaatagatttagtAAGACATTTTGTTATTACCTTTTTATTATAGGATCTCAAAAACTTTTCTATATACCACATTCATCGTGCAGTTATCTTCCAAGTGTCCATGATCTTGCAACAGCACTCGCAGACCATCTTTACTCGTTACCCTTGATAACGCAACATACAATTGACCATGGGTGAAAACTGACATTGGAAGGTAAATTCCAACTTTCGATAGAGTTTGTCCCTAGGACATATTATTGTCATTGCAAATGACATGATAATTGGGAATTGTCTTCTTTGAAACATGACCGGCAATGTTTCATTATTTAGAATTAGATTCAATCTTGGGATAAGAACAATACTTCCAGCTTTGTTACCAGTTAAAGTCTTGCATTCTAACACATGATTTCCCATTCTTCTAACTTGCATCCTCGTTTCATTGCACAAACCATTAGTTTGGTCTATATTCCGCAGCAACATAATAGGAGCACCAACCTTCAGAACCAACTTGTGTGGTGGTAGACCTGAACAATTTATTACATTTAAAATCTCCGGCGAGAAAGCATCTAACTCAAATTCCATATTTCCCTCTTCAGCACACACAGAGTCTGAACTTAAGTAGACTCTTTCTTGTCCAAGTAACCCTGCAGTCATCTTGTTGTTGACATCAGTGACATAATCCAAAGTTGGTGCAAGAATTGCTCTATCCTTGAAATAATTTTCAACGGATAAATTGGATAACATATCTGGATACACGAAATCAATAAGGTCATCCAAAGCTATCTCAGAGCTCTTAATCAAAATGTCAGATGATATATGAACGATCGATTCACCATCTATTGTATCACCAGCCAAATCATCACCAATTTTGAGTAGCTATTCTGCAAAATTTCTGAGTTCTTGTATGTTGTTATTTTCACCCAGTGACAATCTCATGTTTCTTTGTAAGCTTCAAAACCTTATAGTTATGCTACAAATATGAAGAATTAATAGAAGACTGAATTATATCTTGCCTTAAGCCTCTGGGAATCATAGGTAaaatttgtctaaaatctcCTCTAAGAACAATAACTTTACCTCCAAATGGCAAATGAGCACACTTTACCTCCAAATGACAAATGAGCATTATACGAATCTGAGCACCTTAAGATGTCTCTGAGGCATTTGTCTAAAGTTTCGTAACAATACTTACTTATTATTGGAGCTTCATCCCATATGATTAATTTGACCTTGGATATTAACCTTGCAAGAGGACTTCCCTGTTTAATGCTACACAAAGAATCCTTATTTATGGCCaaagaaattttaaactttgaaaGTGCAGTTCTTCCATTAGGCAACAAAAGTACAGTAATCCCACAAGAAGCAACATTTAAAACTATACCTCCTTTAGACCTAATTGAGCATGATATAGTTTACCATAAGAATGTTTTTCCATAATCACCTTGACCGTATAAGAAGAAAAGTCCACCCATATTACCGCTAACAGCACCAATTATTTGATTGTATGCAAATTTCTGCTCATTAGTTAGCCTTTCTTAATACCCACTTAGTTCATTCGCAAGAGTATTAACgtcaaaataattgaaacaaTTGATTATTAcgacttttatatatatatatatatatactaattacaaacgatatgaatttttaatgaaaatacttgatactaatagaaaaaaaattatataaataaaaattatttaattttaatttcaatttcatataataaaacaatgattttcaaaaattatgaaatctttttttaacaTATGTATTATGTCATACGTATAAATTATACGggttattatataaattcatatatatgcataacaaaatagtttaatattatatatatttttacattaattatatggcaatattttaaaaaaagagataaaaaaagagatatataaatatgtataatattattgttatatataaagCAGTTTTATATTGCTTTAATTATAGAGACttactataattatataaattttaatttgagaaaataatttcctttgccataaataatatactaaaacttttagtatattatcttctttatggttaattaaatttatcaatgattttcCCGTGTAAATCGTTATTGCCCAGTTTTTAATAACtacttaatatacaaaatttgaaattgaaaattgttattactaatttaattaactggttaattgagtaataattgtcaaattattaaggtACAAAATCATTGACTTACTCAAtagattttcatatattatttatatttcaagtaataatttgaaattatattatttacccagttaataatactattattaataattattttttgcattgatttttaaatcaattattaaataattatttttgttaagataattgtttataaattatttcaaattatattttgttaagatataattatttagattattactcATGACACGggtataatttcattttataccaattaatcaattataattatatgacacaggtgtaatttcaattttatccaccgattattggcaaataaattttattccaattacaattaaaatctGTTTTTATTGGCAAATAAATTATCTTTACGTCAACGATTTAATATACGTGTAGGTtcattttttgtcaaatataatgaaaatacaaataaagaaataaaagataaaaataaaattaataatatctaacactacttcattttattaaattatttaaaaatagcacatccacaaaaaataatcgtaatatataaattgaagcaataatttaaaattctataattataatttaatcaaatactaatagtaAAACCAAATTACCTAAACAATATTGAACCTATTTTAGTCCTTAGTCACGTATAGTATAGAATCATTCTTGTAACGACAACCAACTGAAATAACATCGTAAGTTTCAATATTTAGAATTCGTGCAAAATCAGACCATCCTCTTGTTAGATAAGCTTCATNNNNNNNNNNNNNNNNNNNNNNNNNNNNNNNNNNNNNNNNNNNNNNNNNNNNNNNNNNNNNNNNNNNNNNNNNNNNNNNNNNNNNNNNNNNNNNNNNNNNNNNNNNNNNNNNNNNNNNNNNNNNNNNNNNNNNNNNNNNNNNNNNNNNNNNNNNNNNNNNNNNNNNNNNNNNNNNNNNNNNNNNNNNNNNNNNNNNNNNNNNNNNNNNNNNNNNNNNNNNNNNNNNNNNNNNNNNNNNNNNNNNNNNNNNNNNNNNNNNNNNNNNNNNNNNNNNNNNNNNNNNNNNNNNNNNNNNNNNNNNNNNNNNNNNNNNNNNNNNNNNNNNNNNNNNNNNNNNNNNNNNNNNNNNNNNNNNNNNNNNNNNNNNNNNNN is part of the Arachis duranensis cultivar V14167 chromosome 1, aradu.V14167.gnm2.J7QH, whole genome shotgun sequence genome and encodes:
- the LOC107467057 gene encoding uncharacterized protein LOC107467057, with the protein product MGGLFFLYGQDGESIVHISSDILIKSSEIALDDLIDFVYPDMLSNLSVENYFKDRAILAPTLDYVTDVNNKMTAGLLGQERVYLSSDSVCAEEGNMEFELDAFSPEILNVINCSGLPPHKLVLKVGAPIMLLRNIDQTNGLCNETRMQVRRMGNHVLECKTLTGNKAGSIGQTLSKVGIYLPMSVFTHGQLYVALSRVTSKDGLRVLLQDHGHLEDNCTMNVVYRKVFEIL